A single window of Leishmania panamensis strain MHOM/PA/94/PSC-1 chromosome 35 sequence DNA harbors:
- a CDS encoding hypothetical protein (TriTrypDB/GeneDB-style sysID: LpmP.35.5600) — MVQSSPAASRQLLDAVVLLLKLLHSVEEARRQLLRRKEGTAQQRCSAADVKWQQFQQEFAPQLRRRNGKRGMQDDVCDEEDAALLRKTADTLQERRRAAKDGVSLLRASLLARSLVSARLWQLLLRKSVWTAAVAEHQRVAVSGELSVMVSFAPRLLLMCLAFTRLAMGVLRDYVEGRCFSRHAPRFVVSMPSRSWHSRKRKGGVSSISGDATQSTAAAETLVETVDSKHGFQDRSSVNAALKDEEEDALFAMLQETLQAPSSTVTDLTPTASAPRATESALNCAKRKRRPGRVSFMRWIPPHTAHVIPLASETLALHSFVLPELDVPTLLRVGCALQLVDLCVTLQRLASGVLALTPQQTPSPANNKEADTTLQRTLHGLEGTIATVGHQVKKHLIIQQSMRRPSETEVATTPERLKPADAARLAVQLHMLRLLPAGDVDSALLLSGLLRDMFPELRTKTSHVLREKARQSSLLAFATRPHRMKLYAQHGRRGAEGYVLGTIVQQARLQQRQLAVALREQHISETHVQELGTLAVSLPSTELVRLIQLCARHSSSTCLVQQQRALSTEAFDIPVTGCLFLAEALLISGTLQTTPEQPCTLSLQELSILWDAATLLFPLIRARKAQQLVSSAGRPHPSHVVQTEFIIWATFAEHVLVTVNGALAQRLQNLKKQRQHESTAMRRSRVTSASRAASDVVVEEDEAVLTDSQITVDALVSLAAGVLEYAENDESLSARSGIASTHSSSLPVQRSVRVLAHLLQELVLHDRQLWHSLRILPNTQRNAVGRQLVMCFETMGVMNETTTRALDALSCRNQVEL; from the coding sequence ATGGTGCAGTcctctcctgcagcgtcacGTCAACTTCTCGACGCTGTTGTGCTCCTTTTGAAGCTTCTCCACTCGGTCGAAGAGGCGCGCCGACAACTTCTAcggagaaaagaagggacAGCGCAGCAAaggtgcagcgcggcggacGTCAAGTGGCAGCAGTTTCAGCAGGAGTtcgcaccgcagctgcgccgccgcaatgggaagagaggaatgcAGGACGACGTGtgcgacgaggaggatgctGCCCTTCTACGAAAAACAGCCGACACGCTGCAGGAacgccgccgtgctgctAAAGATGGTGTGTCGCTTTTGCGCGCCTCGCTGCTCGCCCGTTCGCTGGTCTCAGCACGCCTTTggcagttgctgctgcgcaagtcTGTGTGGACGGCGGCTGTCGCGGAGCATCAGCGTGTGGCAGTGTCTGGCGAGTTATCCGTGATGGTATCCTTTGCCCCACGACTGCTTCTCATGTGTCTCGCGTTTACGCGCCTTGCAATGGGGGTGTTGCGCGACTACGTGGAGGGGCGGTGCTTCAGTCGGCACGCACCGCGCTTCGTCGTGTCGATGCCATCGCGGTCGTGGCACTCTCGCAAACGGAAAGGAGGCgtcagcagcatcagcggaGATGCCACgcagagcacagcagcagcggagacgcTAGTCGAAACCGTGGACAGCAAGCACGGTTTCCAGGATCGCTCTAGTGTAAATGCAGCTCTGAaagacgaggaagaagacGCGCTATTTGCCATGCTACAGGAAACCTTGCAAGCCCCTAGCTCCACTGTCACTGACCTCACACCCACAGCGAGCGCACCACGTGCCACCGAATCCGCCTTGAACTGCGCCAAGCGCAAACGACGGCCGGGCAGAGTGTCGTTCATGCGATGGATCCCCCCTCACACGGCGCACGTGATTCCGCTCGCCTCGGAGACACTCGCCCTCCATAGTTTTGTGCTGCCAGAGCTGGATGTGCccacgctgctgcgagtCGGCTGCGCCTTGCAGCTCGTCGATCTCTgtgtgacgctgcagcgatTGGCCTCTGGGGTGTTGGCTctgacgccgcagcagacaCCATCACCTGCAAACAACAAGGAAGCCGAcacgacgctgcagcgcactcTTCACGGCCTCGAGGGTACCATAGCAACTGTGGGACATCAGGTGAAGAAGCATCTCATCATTCAGCAAAGCATGCGCCGCCCTAGCGAGACGGAAGTGGCGACAACACCGGAGCGCCTCAAGCCTGCAGATGCCGCACGACTCGCGGTTCAGCTGCACATGCTCCGCCTACTTCCCGCCGGCGACGTAGATTCTGCACTCTTGCTGTCGGGGCTGCTACGCGACATGTTTCCTGAACTGCGAACAAAGACGAGTCATGTATTGAGGGAAAAGGCACGGCAATCTTCTCTTTTGGCATTTGCCACACGTCCGCACCGCATGAAGCTGTACGCGCAGCACGGTCGCCGAGGCGCAGAGGGCTATGTACTTGGTACGAttgtgcagcaggcgcgactacagcagcgacagctaGCCGTGGCACTCCGCGAGCAGCACATCTCCGAGACCCATGTACAGGAGCTAGGTACGCTTGCTGTATCTCTGCCATCGACGGAGCTTGTTCGACTGATTCAACTGTGCGCGAGGCAttcgagcagcacctgcttagtgcagcagcagcgagcgttGTCCACCGAGGCCTTCGATATTCCGGTGACCGGATGCCTCTTCCTTGCCGAGGCCCTGCTCATCTCCGGAACGCTTCAAACGACCCCTGAACAACCATGCACCCTCTCGCTACAGGAACTCTCCATCTTGTGGGATGCCGCTACACTGCTGTTCCCGCTCATTCGTGCACGAAAGGCGCAGCAACTCGTGAGTAGTGCTGGCCGCCCACACCCTTCGCACGTGGTGCAGACCGAGTTCATCATCTGGGCAACCTTTGCCGAACACGTGTTGGTGACGGTAAACGGAGCGCTGGCACAACGCCTCCAGAACctgaagaagcagcggcaacacgAGTCTACAGCAATGCGACGCTCTCGCGTTACAAGCGCAAGCAGGGCAGCTTCAGATgtcgtcgtcgaggaggacgaggctgTCTTAACAGATAGCCAAATCACGGTGGACGCTCTAGTCAGCCTAGCAGCAGGCGTGCTAGAGTACGCGGAGAACGACGAGAGTCTCTCCGCTCGCAGCGGCATCGCTAGCACACACTCCTCTTCACTTCCAGTGCAGAGGTCGGTGCGAGTACTCGCTCATTTGCTCCAAGAGTTGGTCCTTCACGATCGGCAACTCTGGCACTCGCTCCGTATCCTCCCCAACACCCAGCGCAACGCTGTGGGGCGCCAACTTGTGATGTGCTTTGAGACTATGGGTGTGATGAACGAAACAACGACTCGTGCGCTGGACGCGCTAAGCTGTCGCAACCAAGTCGAGCTGTGA